The Paenibacillus tianjinensis genome has a window encoding:
- a CDS encoding NUDIX hydrolase, whose translation MSEEILTTFDDHGNVTGAASRDEVHRLGLWHETFHCWFVGQGPEGLSVYLQLRSEQKRDYAGLLDITAAGHLLAHEVPEDGIREVQEELGILVTYLELIPLGIIPYTMDKEGFLDRERAHVFLHKNTLPLEAFSLQQEEVAGIVIASFADFCKLWGGEAASIRIRGYRMDGHTRNPIDELADISRFVPHEASYYLQIIAGISATFA comes from the coding sequence ATGAGTGAAGAAATTCTAACTACCTTTGATGATCATGGCAATGTTACCGGTGCTGCCTCCCGCGATGAGGTGCACCGTCTGGGGCTGTGGCATGAGACCTTTCACTGCTGGTTTGTCGGCCAGGGTCCTGAGGGCTTATCCGTTTACCTACAGCTGCGCAGTGAGCAGAAGCGGGACTATGCGGGGCTGCTGGATATTACCGCAGCCGGACATTTGCTGGCCCATGAGGTTCCGGAGGACGGTATACGCGAAGTACAGGAAGAGCTGGGTATTCTGGTGACTTATCTGGAGCTGATTCCGCTCGGGATCATTCCATATACGATGGATAAGGAAGGTTTCCTCGACCGTGAACGGGCCCATGTGTTCTTGCACAAGAACACTCTGCCTTTGGAAGCCTTCAGCCTGCAGCAAGAGGAAGTAGCCGGAATCGTGATCGCCAGCTTTGCAGACTTCTGCAAGCTCTGGGGAGGCGAAGCGGCGTCCATCCGTATTCGCGGCTATCGGATGGACGGGCACACACGGAACCCTATCGACGAGCTGGCCGATATCAGCCGCTTTGTCCCCCATGAGGCAAGCTACTATTTGCAGATCATTGCAGGTATTTCCGCCACTTTTGCTTAA
- a CDS encoding alpha/beta hydrolase, with protein sequence MNTTHTIKSDGFELNYCVKGIGKPVLVIGSSVYYPQLFPENLYNTFQFIFLDHRGFVKPPRMLQPEDYRLDKVLDDIETARQALNLTHFILLGHSGHAFMALEYAKKYPSHVHKVVLLNSAPTNSKERQHQSFDFFNETASPERKRQFEMDISLLESDIQNDPERRFVHMCIRMGAQSFYDYKFDAAYLWKDVYTNMPIIDHLWGEAFGELDLIQSLASFNKPVFVGLGRYDYSVGPVSLWSSVDATYAHVKKVIFEHSGHNPMFEEPQTFEKELRQWILEDI encoded by the coding sequence ATGAATACAACCCATACGATTAAAAGCGATGGATTTGAACTGAATTATTGTGTTAAAGGAATTGGAAAGCCGGTTTTGGTGATAGGCAGCAGTGTTTATTATCCTCAACTATTCCCGGAAAATTTATATAATACCTTCCAGTTTATTTTTCTTGATCATAGAGGATTTGTGAAGCCGCCCCGTATGCTGCAACCCGAAGATTATAGATTGGACAAAGTATTAGATGATATAGAGACAGCAAGACAGGCGCTTAACTTAACCCATTTTATCCTGCTAGGGCACTCAGGACATGCGTTCATGGCCTTGGAATATGCCAAGAAGTATCCCTCCCATGTCCATAAAGTGGTCTTATTAAATTCGGCACCAACAAACAGCAAGGAAAGACAACATCAAAGTTTTGACTTTTTTAATGAAACGGCAAGTCCTGAGAGAAAAAGGCAGTTTGAGATGGACATTTCTCTGTTAGAAAGTGACATTCAGAACGATCCTGAACGGCGATTCGTGCACATGTGTATCCGGATGGGAGCCCAGAGCTTTTATGACTATAAATTTGACGCAGCCTATCTGTGGAAGGATGTATACACGAATATGCCAATTATCGATCATCTGTGGGGGGAAGCCTTCGGAGAATTGGATCTAATCCAATCACTCGCCAGCTTCAACAAACCCGTATTTGTCGGGTTAGGCAGGTATGATTATTCGGTAGGCCCTGTTTCACTTTGGAGTTCCGTAGATGCAACCTATGCGCACGTGAAAAAAGTTATTTTTGAGCATAGTGGTCATAATCCGATGTTTGAGGAACCCCAAACCTTTGAGAAAGAACTGCGCCAGTGGATTCTCGAGGACATTTAA
- a CDS encoding collagen-like protein has protein sequence MGFFPTPGPGGGFPGFPGGPGGPGGPGGPGGPGGFPGTPGGAPGGVQAPTAPPPQFVPQMSVTTYAVDPGGIRPCLFRNTYIWLNNGEQFWFFPVFVGRNSVAGFRWFGFFWGYFGIDLNRIRSFTCF, from the coding sequence ATGGGATTTTTTCCAACACCGGGACCCGGCGGAGGATTTCCGGGATTTCCGGGCGGACCAGGTGGACCCGGAGGACCAGGAGGACCGGGAGGGCCAGGCGGATTTCCCGGAACTCCGGGAGGTGCACCGGGGGGCGTTCAAGCGCCGACGGCTCCGCCGCCGCAATTCGTACCGCAAATGTCAGTCACCACATATGCCGTTGACCCCGGCGGTATCAGACCCTGCCTGTTCCGCAACACCTATATTTGGCTGAACAACGGCGAGCAATTCTGGTTCTTCCCGGTATTTGTCGGGCGCAATTCTGTTGCAGGGTTCAGATGGTTTGGGTTTTTCTGGGGTTACTTTGGCATTGATTTGAACCGGATCCGCTCGTTCACCTGCTTCTAG
- a CDS encoding stalk domain-containing protein, whose amino-acid sequence MNTLLNSRLSKLVIAVSLIMSGLFLGKGTPLVHADSPVTSTAIYKAYLDVDIVAGAQKNGLSRTVAEFLASPNHPLDEKAAVMNALYADISWSDKEHAEEYAQLVYGKSTAALDKSKLSAPEIFVIGYLKVLDHYLDPDITWITAAQKALPDSLTVALIQALAESQQNMDCSWVITEQVLNDTKLTKDMRQEAIDIITDYMVLYKGSSCQSIGQPAVNDLVDDILQDAVVLEIGHSVVLVKGNKSAIDPANSSVVPYLREGTTMVPLKFIAAKFGASISVNAKKLEATVQYHNQKTFIPKVEIRNGRTFVPLRAVMNIFQKQIYYYQGLIIITGNISLDPLDQQNKRAAEQIRTVLLYMD is encoded by the coding sequence ATGAACACACTGTTGAACTCCCGTCTTAGCAAACTGGTCATCGCGGTATCATTGATCATGTCAGGCCTGTTTCTGGGAAAGGGGACTCCGCTTGTTCACGCGGATTCTCCCGTTACATCAACTGCCATTTATAAGGCCTATCTGGATGTGGATATCGTAGCCGGCGCCCAGAAAAACGGGTTAAGCCGCACTGTAGCAGAGTTTTTGGCATCCCCTAACCATCCGCTGGATGAGAAAGCAGCTGTAATGAATGCTCTGTATGCCGATATTAGCTGGTCGGATAAAGAGCATGCGGAGGAATATGCGCAGCTGGTATACGGCAAATCAACCGCGGCATTAGACAAGTCTAAGCTTAGTGCGCCAGAGATATTTGTTATCGGCTACCTTAAGGTGCTGGACCATTATCTGGACCCGGATATCACCTGGATTACCGCAGCGCAGAAGGCATTGCCGGACAGCCTGACGGTTGCCTTGATCCAAGCCTTGGCGGAATCGCAGCAGAATATGGACTGCAGCTGGGTCATAACGGAGCAGGTGCTTAACGATACGAAGCTGACCAAGGATATGCGACAAGAAGCGATAGATATCATTACCGACTATATGGTCCTTTATAAGGGAAGTTCGTGCCAGAGTATCGGGCAGCCGGCCGTGAATGACTTAGTGGATGATATTCTGCAGGATGCTGTAGTACTGGAGATCGGACATTCTGTTGTGCTGGTTAAAGGCAATAAGTCTGCGATTGATCCTGCTAATTCGAGTGTGGTGCCCTACCTCAGGGAAGGTACAACGATGGTTCCCCTGAAATTTATTGCCGCAAAGTTCGGTGCTTCAATTAGCGTCAATGCCAAGAAGCTGGAAGCCACCGTGCAATATCATAATCAGAAGACCTTCATTCCGAAGGTTGAGATCCGAAATGGGCGGACCTTTGTACCGCTCAGAGCCGTGATGAATATATTCCAGAAACAAATTTACTATTATCAAGGGCTGATCATTATTACCGGCAATATTTCACTGGACCCGCTGGATCAACAGAATAAACGGGCGGCAGAGCAGATTCGAACAG
- a CDS encoding acyltransferase family protein, producing the protein MSKFRLGSTQLTGADGVRAIACLSVILHHVSQRLAMPAQKHWLQEAQSVVLLGNSGVSLFFVLSGFLLSFPFWNAYLDNEVYPSIRKYAVRRAARIMPGFYVSFLVCLLLVWRLDIPTEFLWRRILTGFTFTSGFHYTTFFPSDLNGPFWSISFEVFCYMLMPLFMALLFMLSKRRSFGKAILFWVAAFGVTLAANSFVHRWFTPGGNGRGWDYGQLGGAKYWMPNYNPIGFFGHFTIGILAAGVTVAILQRGSAIERLRKHGLFDVVGAAALVLAGLLIWRMRHQGEFDFSLQHQPYYFPAYAILFGVVLLSAPFSLILGRLLDNRFFRYTAKVSFGLYIWHYLFITLIEKYGIKDYRYFGIADVWRWLGISISVVAISYAAATISYYVIEQPFINWSKGKPFFRRKRKDTHLVEAT; encoded by the coding sequence ATGTCGAAGTTTAGGTTAGGCAGTACCCAATTAACAGGAGCGGATGGCGTTCGTGCCATCGCCTGCTTGTCAGTCATCCTGCATCATGTGTCACAACGTCTGGCGATGCCCGCTCAAAAACATTGGCTCCAAGAAGCGCAGTCGGTTGTCCTGCTTGGGAACAGCGGGGTCAGCCTGTTTTTCGTGTTAAGCGGATTTTTGTTGTCGTTCCCCTTTTGGAACGCGTATTTGGATAATGAGGTGTATCCTAGTATCCGAAAATATGCAGTCCGCCGCGCTGCAAGAATTATGCCCGGCTTTTATGTTTCGTTTTTGGTTTGTCTTTTGCTTGTATGGAGGCTGGACATTCCTACGGAGTTCTTGTGGCGGCGGATTTTAACGGGTTTTACATTTACGTCGGGCTTCCACTATACCACTTTTTTTCCGTCTGACCTGAATGGGCCATTCTGGTCGATTAGCTTCGAGGTATTCTGTTACATGCTTATGCCTTTATTTATGGCTTTGTTGTTTATGCTCAGCAAGCGTCGTTCCTTCGGAAAGGCGATATTGTTCTGGGTCGCCGCCTTTGGAGTGACGCTGGCCGCCAACTCATTTGTACACCGTTGGTTTACGCCTGGCGGGAATGGGAGGGGGTGGGATTATGGCCAGCTCGGCGGTGCGAAATACTGGATGCCAAATTACAATCCTATCGGTTTCTTCGGGCACTTTACCATCGGAATTCTTGCTGCGGGCGTAACAGTCGCGATTCTGCAGCGCGGCTCTGCAATTGAGCGACTTCGCAAGCACGGGCTGTTTGACGTAGTCGGCGCAGCCGCCTTAGTGCTTGCAGGCTTGCTAATCTGGCGTATGCGCCATCAGGGCGAATTTGACTTCAGCCTCCAGCATCAACCATACTACTTTCCCGCTTATGCCATTTTGTTCGGGGTCGTGCTATTGTCAGCACCGTTCAGCTTGATCCTAGGGCGCCTACTGGATAACCGCTTTTTCCGATATACTGCGAAAGTTTCGTTCGGCCTGTATATCTGGCATTATTTGTTCATTACGCTAATCGAAAAGTACGGTATTAAGGATTATCGCTATTTCGGGATCGCTGATGTGTGGCGATGGCTGGGCATCAGTATATCCGTTGTTGCAATCTCGTATGCGGCGGCGACGATCTCTTATTATGTCATAGAGCAGCCGTTCATCAACTGGTCGAAGGGCAAACCGTTCTTTCGGCGTAAGCGGAAGGATACACACTTGGTTGAAGCTACATAA